From the Thermococcus guaymasensis DSM 11113 genome, one window contains:
- a CDS encoding McrB family protein, whose product MIESAFYLSRFRGSDNNRGPQKRTIGRYLSYRGYFYSQHLVSQFYTALKTKGFVILSGLTGTGKTKIAQELAELLDSSKNHLLFLSVRPDWRDSKALLGYYNPLTGEYHKTSLLEFILKALADYEKNRENAMPYFIILDEMNLAHVEYYFADFLSVFESGRDEDGFTKESIKLHDNEEVEIFQGIPKELKLPPNLYIVGTVNMDETTYSFSPKVLDRAFVVEFHDVELEEYPPERIKLSEEEVGKLRNAVLDDLRRDGGFLAVRKKGKDESEEGDIEKALNELKDANNGKYWEILKQLNKALEPYDLHFGYRVVDEIALFFQSAKESQDKGIVEFEADDEIFDLALLMKVLPKFHGNRKKLEEPLKAVLKLCLSESAGIDVQELRKENVIELLKNWESGKENFRFKHTARKVLRMLRQLYEIGFASFS is encoded by the coding sequence ATGATTGAGAGTGCGTTTTACTTGAGCAGATTTAGGGGTTCAGATAATAACAGGGGACCTCAAAAAAGAACTATAGGAAGGTATCTCTCATACAGAGGTTACTTTTATTCCCAACACCTCGTCTCCCAGTTCTACACTGCTCTAAAAACCAAGGGCTTCGTAATCCTCTCAGGCCTAACCGGAACTGGAAAGACAAAGATAGCGCAGGAGCTCGCGGAACTCCTCGATAGCTCTAAGAACCACCTTTTGTTCCTCTCTGTTCGCCCGGACTGGAGGGACTCAAAGGCATTGCTCGGCTATTACAATCCATTAACGGGAGAATACCACAAGACTTCCCTCTTGGAGTTCATCTTAAAAGCCCTCGCGGACTACGAGAAAAACCGTGAGAATGCTATGCCCTACTTCATTATCCTTGACGAAATGAACCTCGCCCACGTCGAGTACTACTTTGCCGACTTCCTCAGCGTCTTTGAGAGCGGAAGAGACGAGGATGGATTCACAAAGGAGAGCATAAAGCTCCACGATAATGAGGAAGTTGAGATCTTCCAGGGCATTCCCAAAGAGCTCAAACTTCCGCCGAACCTCTATATAGTCGGAACCGTGAACATGGACGAGACCACTTACTCCTTCAGCCCAAAGGTTCTGGACAGAGCTTTCGTTGTGGAGTTCCATGATGTTGAACTTGAGGAGTATCCACCGGAGAGAATCAAGCTATCAGAGGAGGAAGTCGGAAAGCTAAGAAACGCTGTTCTTGACGATCTTCGGAGGGACGGAGGGTTCTTGGCAGTCCGTAAGAAAGGAAAAGATGAATCAGAAGAGGGCGATATTGAAAAAGCCCTTAATGAGCTCAAAGACGCTAACAATGGAAAGTACTGGGAAATCCTCAAACAGCTTAACAAAGCCCTTGAACCCTACGATCTCCACTTCGGCTATCGTGTCGTTGACGAAATTGCGCTGTTTTTCCAGAGCGCCAAGGAGAGCCAGGACAAAGGCATCGTGGAATTTGAGGCCGATGACGAAATCTTCGATCTCGCACTTCTTATGAAAGTCCTTCCGAAGTTCCACGGGAACAGGAAGAAGCTCGAAGAACCACTAAAGGCCGTTTTGAAACTGTGTCTCTCAGAGAGCGCAGGAATTGACGTCCAAGAGCTCAGGAAAGAGAATGTCATTGAACTCCTCAAAAACTGGGAAAGCGGGAAAGAAAACTTCCGCTTCAAGCACACGGCCAGGAAAGTCCTTCGCATGCTCCGCCAGCTGTACGAGATAGGCTTCGCGAGCTTCAGTTGA
- a CDS encoding indolepyruvate oxidoreductase subunit beta has protein sequence MKEYNIVITGVGGQGVLTAANILGWAALHAGYKVRMGEVHGMSQRFGSVVSYVRFGEEVYGSMVPEGKGDVILAFEPVEALRYINYLKEGGMVVVNTKPIVPVQVSMGKARYPTLEEIRKIVEEDFKAKWIGFNAEELAIKAGHVVTTNTVLIGALTQIPEFPLDAEHVREVIRLSVPPKAVEMNMKAFDLGVQAAKEILGL, from the coding sequence ATGAAGGAGTATAACATTGTCATCACCGGTGTCGGCGGCCAGGGTGTCCTTACGGCCGCAAACATCCTCGGTTGGGCCGCCCTTCACGCGGGCTACAAGGTCAGGATGGGTGAAGTTCACGGCATGAGCCAGCGCTTTGGTAGCGTCGTCTCTTACGTCCGCTTCGGCGAGGAAGTCTACGGCTCGATGGTTCCTGAAGGAAAGGGCGACGTTATCCTCGCCTTTGAGCCGGTTGAGGCGCTCCGCTACATCAACTACCTCAAGGAGGGCGGAATGGTCGTCGTGAACACAAAGCCCATCGTTCCCGTCCAGGTCTCGATGGGCAAGGCCCGCTACCCCACGCTCGAAGAAATCAGGAAGATCGTTGAGGAGGACTTCAAGGCCAAGTGGATTGGCTTCAACGCAGAAGAACTCGCCATAAAGGCCGGCCACGTCGTCACGACCAACACCGTCCTCATCGGCGCCCTGACCCAGATTCCGGAGTTCCCGCTTGACGCGGAGCACGTCAGGGAGGTCATAAGGCTCAGCGTCCCGCCCAAGGCCGTCGAGATGAACATGAAGGCCTTCGATCTCGGTGTCCAGGCCGCGAAGGAGATTCTGGGGCTCTGA
- a CDS encoding AAA family ATPase has translation MLFDLQPKMRREDLYDREEELKEFSEAVELGETLVLLLGIRRLGKSSLLNVALSESGKPFSKIDVRSLYFTHGSIPQELLARKLLEGLLKSLKGRDKLRIGLVNALSRVKGVKISGIQVEFDEKPDLSELLERLDAWAEKTGKRVIIAFDEAQYLRLSGIQYDGLIAYAVDNLPNLTFVLTGSEVGMLHDFIGLDNPRKPLFGRYAREITLKRFSREQSGDFLRRGFDELGVKVHEEEIERVVEKLDGIVGWLTLYGYLRGVRKLPEKDALDELFERAKALVLDEISTLTRYSARYWYLLKAVSLGNDSWSSIKEYVEFKAGKINDAKFSALLKNLVKYGYLEKTSDGYSIPDPVVREVIKKTNLPPGK, from the coding sequence TTGCTGTTCGACCTTCAGCCGAAGATGAGAAGGGAGGATCTCTACGATAGGGAGGAAGAACTCAAGGAGTTTTCCGAAGCCGTTGAGCTCGGAGAAACGCTCGTTCTTCTGCTCGGCATCAGGAGACTTGGTAAAAGCTCCCTCCTCAACGTTGCTCTCTCCGAATCGGGAAAGCCGTTCTCCAAGATTGACGTTCGCTCGCTATACTTCACCCACGGCTCGATCCCTCAGGAGCTGCTCGCGAGAAAACTCCTCGAAGGCCTCCTCAAGTCCCTGAAGGGCAGGGACAAATTAAGGATTGGCCTGGTGAACGCACTTTCCCGGGTAAAGGGCGTTAAAATTTCTGGCATTCAGGTGGAGTTCGATGAAAAGCCCGACCTTTCGGAGCTCCTTGAGAGGCTTGACGCATGGGCCGAGAAAACTGGGAAGAGAGTCATAATAGCCTTCGACGAGGCCCAGTACCTCAGGCTTTCAGGAATACAGTATGACGGGCTCATAGCGTACGCCGTGGACAACCTGCCAAATCTGACGTTTGTGTTGACTGGCTCCGAAGTCGGAATGCTCCACGATTTCATAGGACTCGACAATCCCAGAAAACCTCTCTTTGGACGGTACGCGAGAGAGATAACACTGAAGAGGTTTTCAAGGGAACAGAGCGGAGATTTCCTGAGAAGGGGGTTCGACGAGCTTGGGGTAAAAGTTCACGAAGAGGAAATCGAGAGAGTCGTTGAGAAGCTCGATGGAATAGTCGGATGGCTGACCCTCTACGGCTACCTCAGGGGGGTTAGAAAGCTCCCCGAAAAAGATGCCCTCGATGAGCTCTTTGAGAGGGCCAAAGCGCTGGTTCTTGACGAAATCTCGACCCTCACAAGGTACAGCGCGAGGTACTGGTACCTCCTGAAGGCAGTTTCCCTGGGAAACGATTCTTGGAGCTCAATAAAGGAGTACGTGGAGTTCAAGGCAGGAAAGATAAACGATGCGAAGTTCTCTGCTCTGTTGAAAAACCTTGTCAAGTATGGATACCTCGAAAAGACCAGCGACGGCTATTCAATCCCCGACCCCGTTGTGAGGGAAGTTATAAAGAAAACCAACTTACCCCCGGGTAAGTAG
- a CDS encoding chloride channel protein, translated as MMWSRAYVENWVKVVVLSITAGLVGGLGAVLFRLLIGLTHRFFFQEIFQFLSYQVDGINLGYVFLPAIGGLFVSLLVVRFPEIRGNGIPEVIEAVIFKGGRISGLFAVTKILATSITIGSGGSVGREGPIGFIGAALTSAFAKWFGLSKEMRKLLVTCGLAAGIAGTFNTPLAGAMFALEVVYMGAFSINLVPIFIASVTGNAVTLAVLRRAFEVEIPGGMAHTLAELPFFFLLGLFLGALAAFYVRFIYATIDGFERLRVPEAFKPVIGGLGVGLLGALFPHYGIFGVGYEGMSLAFYGKLALSTLILLGILKMLATALTIGSGHSGGVFAPSLYIGTMFGSAFGMVVAKLFPSLGATPTVYALAGMAAFFSGMTQAPITQILMVTELTRSYAVLPAVMTSATMGFLTARLFLRGDSVYTLKLSRKGYRVRTGKPVILETISVGEIMTKEPVYVTADMTLFDVEHLISETGHDCFPVVDNEGRVIGIIGVKDILKKPSSVKRMKVRRFLHRAYGVTYPTETAETALEKLMAYDQNLLPVVRGPNDRRLIGVVTKRDIYTAYYRGLEGMYID; from the coding sequence ATGATGTGGAGCCGAGCGTATGTGGAGAATTGGGTAAAGGTCGTAGTCCTTTCAATCACCGCCGGTTTAGTCGGTGGTCTGGGGGCTGTTCTTTTCAGGCTTTTAATCGGGTTAACCCACAGATTTTTCTTCCAGGAGATTTTTCAATTTCTAAGCTATCAGGTCGACGGTATTAATTTGGGCTATGTTTTTCTCCCTGCAATCGGCGGGCTTTTTGTTTCCCTTCTGGTCGTTCGCTTCCCAGAGATCAGAGGGAATGGTATCCCTGAAGTTATAGAGGCGGTGATCTTTAAGGGAGGCAGAATAAGTGGGCTATTCGCCGTGACAAAGATACTGGCGACCTCGATAACGATAGGCTCTGGGGGTAGCGTTGGAAGGGAGGGGCCAATAGGCTTTATTGGGGCCGCTTTGACCTCGGCCTTTGCGAAGTGGTTTGGGCTCTCAAAAGAGATGCGCAAGCTCCTCGTTACCTGCGGCCTCGCGGCGGGGATAGCGGGTACCTTCAATACGCCCCTTGCGGGGGCCATGTTTGCCCTTGAAGTTGTTTATATGGGCGCTTTTTCTATAAACCTCGTGCCGATTTTCATAGCCTCCGTAACGGGAAATGCCGTTACACTCGCGGTCCTCAGGAGGGCCTTTGAGGTTGAGATTCCGGGGGGAATGGCTCATACTCTGGCCGAGCTTCCCTTTTTCTTCCTTCTTGGCCTCTTCCTTGGGGCTTTGGCGGCGTTTTACGTCCGCTTTATTTACGCCACTATAGATGGCTTTGAACGCCTCCGCGTCCCCGAGGCTTTTAAACCAGTTATTGGTGGCCTTGGTGTGGGCCTTCTTGGTGCGCTCTTTCCCCACTACGGGATCTTTGGGGTTGGTTATGAGGGAATGAGCTTGGCTTTCTATGGAAAACTCGCCCTCAGTACCCTTATCCTCCTTGGCATTCTCAAAATGCTCGCCACGGCTCTAACCATAGGCTCAGGCCACAGCGGCGGTGTCTTTGCTCCGAGCCTCTACATAGGCACGATGTTCGGCTCGGCCTTTGGAATGGTCGTTGCCAAGCTGTTTCCCTCCCTTGGAGCCACGCCGACGGTCTACGCCTTGGCTGGAATGGCAGCTTTCTTCAGCGGGATGACCCAGGCCCCTATAACTCAGATTCTAATGGTAACCGAGCTGACGAGGAGCTACGCCGTTCTTCCTGCGGTTATGACTTCCGCGACCATGGGCTTTCTCACGGCAAGGCTATTTCTGAGAGGTGATTCTGTATATACCCTCAAGCTGTCGAGGAAAGGCTACCGCGTCAGGACGGGAAAGCCGGTGATTCTGGAGACGATATCCGTCGGGGAGATAATGACAAAGGAGCCAGTTTACGTCACGGCGGACATGACGCTCTTCGATGTTGAACACCTCATAAGCGAAACGGGCCACGACTGCTTCCCCGTTGTGGACAACGAGGGCAGAGTCATCGGGATAATCGGGGTCAAGGACATACTGAAGAAGCCCTCGTCGGTGAAGAGAATGAAGGTGAGGCGATTCCTCCACAGGGCGTACGGTGTTACGTATCCAACGGAGACCGCCGAGACGGCACTTGAAAAGCTGATGGCCTACGACCAGAACCTCCTCCCCGTCGTCAGGGGGCCGAACGACAGAAGGCTCATCGGCGTCGTGACCAAAAGGGACATATACACCGCCTACTACCGCGGACTGGAGGGAATGTACATAGACTGA
- the speB gene encoding agmatinase yields the protein MDFLYTYESLKLEFPLTDPEKAKFVILGVPFDGTTSFKPGARFGPTLIRHATLNLESYILDYDVDIAEFPIADIGDIAVVAGDPRKTADRVRETIEELKRVNPDALPILLGGEHSQTLGAVEALKPASYVVFDAHLDLRNSYEDNPYSHACVARRISELGIKEALFGIRSGTKEEVEFAEENGIRWVHARDYSFDSFVDLVESLPEPVYLSVDIDVFDASMVPDTGTPEAGGLSFWDVVEAIEWLTANKRIAGFDIMEVAGTELGGVTALTAAKLMFYFIGAMGKKML from the coding sequence ATGGACTTTCTCTACACCTATGAATCCCTTAAGCTTGAGTTCCCGCTTACCGATCCCGAAAAAGCAAAATTCGTTATCTTAGGCGTGCCATTCGATGGAACGACCAGCTTTAAGCCAGGTGCGAGATTTGGGCCGACTCTCATCAGACACGCTACCCTCAACCTTGAGAGCTACATCCTCGACTACGACGTGGACATAGCAGAATTTCCCATAGCGGACATAGGTGACATTGCAGTCGTCGCAGGCGACCCTCGGAAAACGGCCGACAGGGTCAGAGAGACCATCGAAGAACTTAAGAGGGTGAACCCCGACGCCCTGCCGATACTCCTCGGCGGTGAGCACTCCCAGACACTCGGGGCCGTTGAAGCCCTCAAACCTGCCAGTTACGTGGTCTTCGATGCCCACCTCGACCTGAGGAACAGCTACGAGGACAATCCCTACAGCCATGCCTGCGTTGCTAGAAGAATATCAGAACTCGGCATCAAGGAGGCCCTGTTCGGGATAAGGAGCGGTACGAAGGAGGAAGTGGAGTTCGCGGAGGAGAACGGAATTCGCTGGGTTCACGCAAGAGATTACAGCTTCGATTCCTTCGTGGATCTCGTGGAGTCCCTGCCCGAACCAGTGTACTTGTCCGTTGACATAGACGTATTTGACGCTTCTATGGTTCCGGACACAGGAACACCCGAAGCCGGCGGCCTGAGTTTCTGGGATGTGGTGGAGGCAATTGAATGGCTCACTGCCAACAAGAGAATAGCGGGCTTTGACATAATGGAGGTCGCCGGAACCGAACTTGGGGGTGTGACGGCTCTGACGGCGGCAAAGCTGATGTTTTATTTCATCGGGGCTATGGGAAAGAAAATGCTCTGA
- a CDS encoding DUF2357 domain-containing protein: protein MQCIDGKTLDGWRISSTKDGYWAFIEDEKLYIFEWTKYHVEGTNNDLREVLINGKPAKRLKNGLFVVSFGNFVGLSELVLIFENGRTITMPVEVLSSKLLKINPEFFSNLKSQYEWIERLSNVQNAFVDALIGDILQYSQAIPFYLESPTAFSVTESDEPINELFAYHFLRSNKTRIIEAFEVIMHRMKRELRVEEEWLRPDEVDEVTPETLISIAGYPEYLAPAGDGVLVAKYLNGYVPTKVLGSRKYESFDTPENRFAKHFLNLLIEWGERVLEAFGNVPNADLKSVKEFLGGLEFIRSDSIWGDVGEMTVFPYTSQTLLKGDGYRDLLELYREFTAYVPFFEELQRAIDNRDIAKLYEYWAFFRLVEELSGVLGKKSIRIVVTPAGELSESGDVYAQFDNGWRLYYNKRLTPRKWSYSVTLRPDFSLFRNGKLIGVFDAKFKLDVVDEPKEIEGFDKEDEEAERSRNYTTWAKLEDIYKMHTYRDALGCNFAVVLYPGRRSVFFDIDKGRLSGSFDFSSLLSRDLKGVGYIRVAPEVKL from the coding sequence ATGCAGTGCATCGATGGGAAGACGCTCGATGGCTGGAGGATATCTTCCACTAAGGACGGCTACTGGGCATTCATAGAAGATGAAAAACTCTACATCTTTGAGTGGACAAAGTATCACGTTGAAGGAACAAACAATGACCTTAGGGAGGTTCTCATCAACGGTAAGCCTGCGAAGAGGCTTAAAAACGGGCTTTTTGTCGTGTCCTTTGGAAATTTTGTCGGCCTTTCCGAATTAGTCCTCATTTTTGAAAATGGCAGGACAATAACAATGCCCGTTGAAGTCCTTTCGTCCAAGCTCTTAAAGATTAATCCAGAATTTTTCTCAAATCTCAAGAGCCAATATGAGTGGATTGAGCGGCTTTCAAACGTCCAAAACGCTTTTGTTGATGCGCTAATTGGGGACATCCTCCAGTATTCGCAGGCAATCCCCTTCTATCTTGAGTCCCCAACCGCGTTCTCAGTTACGGAAAGCGATGAACCCATAAACGAGCTCTTCGCCTACCACTTCCTCCGCTCAAACAAAACCCGAATCATCGAGGCCTTTGAGGTGATTATGCACAGGATGAAGCGAGAACTTAGAGTGGAGGAAGAGTGGCTAAGGCCAGATGAGGTCGACGAAGTAACCCCAGAAACGCTGATTTCAATCGCAGGATATCCAGAATATCTGGCACCAGCGGGAGATGGCGTTCTCGTGGCAAAATACTTGAACGGCTACGTCCCCACCAAAGTTCTTGGAAGTAGAAAGTACGAAAGCTTTGACACCCCGGAGAACCGCTTCGCCAAACACTTTCTTAATCTGCTGATTGAGTGGGGCGAGCGCGTCCTTGAGGCCTTTGGAAATGTTCCCAATGCAGACCTTAAGTCAGTTAAAGAGTTCCTTGGGGGGCTTGAGTTCATCAGAAGCGATAGCATCTGGGGAGACGTCGGCGAGATGACGGTATTTCCCTACACCTCCCAGACGCTCCTCAAGGGCGACGGCTACCGCGACCTGCTTGAGCTTTACCGGGAGTTCACGGCCTACGTGCCTTTCTTTGAGGAGCTTCAAAGGGCGATAGACAACAGGGACATAGCGAAGCTCTACGAATACTGGGCTTTCTTCAGGCTCGTGGAGGAACTTAGCGGAGTCCTTGGAAAGAAGAGCATCCGCATCGTTGTCACGCCCGCAGGGGAGTTATCAGAAAGCGGAGACGTTTACGCACAATTTGACAACGGCTGGAGGCTCTACTACAACAAAAGGCTAACCCCAAGGAAGTGGAGCTACTCCGTAACGCTGAGGCCGGACTTTTCACTGTTTAGAAATGGAAAACTTATAGGGGTCTTCGACGCGAAGTTCAAGCTTGATGTAGTTGATGAACCCAAGGAAATCGAGGGCTTTGACAAAGAAGACGAGGAAGCAGAGAGGAGTAGAAACTACACGACGTGGGCAAAGCTTGAGGACATTTACAAGATGCACACCTACAGGGACGCTTTAGGGTGTAATTTCGCGGTGGTGCTGTATCCGGGAAGGAGGAGTGTGTTTTTTGATATTGACAAAGGTAGATTAAGTGGGAGTTTTGATTTTAGCAGTCTTTTGTCCAGAGATTTGAAGGGTGTTGGATATATTAGGGTGGCACCGGAGGTGAAACTGTGA